A region from the Lolium perenne isolate Kyuss_39 chromosome 4, Kyuss_2.0, whole genome shotgun sequence genome encodes:
- the LOC127348133 gene encoding ALA-interacting subunit 1-like — protein MDPAERDGDSRKPKYSKFSQQELPACKPVLTPKIVVTVFLLIAFLFIPIGVVTLNASREVVELVERYDISCVVRMDDKIAFIQNSEIDKTCNITLQVPRYMKSPILVYYQIGNFYQNHRRYVQSRNDKQLRYKNVHLGKECEPEGHAAGGAPIVPCGLVAWSLFNDTFTIKLNGETIEVNKKDIAWKSDKKHKFGNDIYPSNFQKGRLIGGAKLNESIALSEQEDLIVWMRTAAFPTFRKLYGRIEKEIMPKDNITVVIQNNYNTYSFGGSKALVLSTASWIGGTNNFIRIAYLTIGGLCLFLAFGFTVLEYMVKPSETMKVRRGL, from the exons ATGGATCCTGCAGAACGGGATGGCGACTCAAGGAAGCCCAAAT ATTCCAAATTTTCACAGCAGGAGCTTCCAGCATGCAAGCCAGTGCTGACACCTAAAATT GTCGTTACTGTCTTCTTGCTAATTGCGTTCCTATTCATTCCGATCGGGGTTGTGACTCTGAATGCGTCACGAGAG GTTGTCGAACTGGTGGAGAGATACGATATAAGTTGTGT TGTGCGCATGGATGATAAGATCGCCTTCATTCAGAACTCCGAGATTGACAAAACATGCAACATCACACTACAG GTGCCTAGATACATGAAGAGTCCAATCCTTGTATATTACCAGATTGGCAACTTCTATCAAAACCATCGAAG GTATGTGCAAAGTCGAAATGACAAACAACTGCGGTATAAGAATGTTCACTTGGGAAAAGAATGTGAACCTGAAGGGCATGCCGCTGGTGGTGCTCCAATTGTTCcatgtggccttgttgcttggagCCTGTTCAACGACACATTTACAATTAAGCTCAATGGGGAGACTATTGAAGTGAATAAAAAGGATATAGCTTGGAAGAGTGACAAGAAGCATAAATTCGGCAATGATATCTATCCTAGTAATTTCCAGAAAGGACGTCTCATAGGTGGTGCTAAGCTAAACGAGAGCATAGCA TTAAGTGAGCAAGAAGATCTCATTGTTTGGATGAGAACCGCTGCCTTCCCAACTTTCAGAAAGCTATATGGCAGGATTGAAAAGGAGATCATGCCTAAGGATAACATAACAGTGGTTATACAGAATAACTATAACACGTATAGCTTTGGAGGATCAAAAGCGTTGGTCCTTTCTACTGCATCTTGGATTGGAGGAACAAATAACTTCATTCGTATTGCGTATCTTACTATTGGTGGTTTGTGCCTCTTCCTTGCTTTCGGGTTCACAGTTCTGGAGTACATGGTTAAGCCAAG TGAAACTATGAAGGTGCGCCGCGGCCTGTGA